One window from the genome of Echinicola vietnamensis DSM 17526 encodes:
- a CDS encoding alpha-d-galacturonidase, with the protein MKLLAPVFLLLSLLACQQPEKITILTSENASKRVVFGAEKLAEALKTSDVYDLQQSKLGATTPEGKIIVIGEQHDPAVRQWKEGHAWDASELEVAGKEAFQIRSADENTLLVEGADPSGALYGALALVDQLNERGAIDFHQQLSDGPEMVLRGACIGLQKTSYLPGRGVYEYPYTPENFPWFYDKDLWIDYLDMLVENRMNSLYLWNGHPFASLVKLEDYPFAVEVDEETFQKNEEMFRFITEEADKRGIWVIQMFYNIIVSKPFAEHYDIKTQDRNRPIIPYIADYTQKSIAAFIEKYPNVGLLVALGEAMSGEENDVQWFTETIIPGVKDGLKALGRTDEPPIILRAHDTNAPLVMEKALPHYKNLYTTHKYNGESLTTYQPRGPWTDIHKSLSSKGNIHISNVHILANLEPFRYGSPDFIQKSVQAMHDVHGANALHLYPQASYWDWPYTADKTVSGERLLQIDRDWMWYKAWGRYAWNCRRDRADEVAYWSEVLGKEYGTHEEAGRQILTAYEETGEIAPKLLRKFGITEGNRQTLLLGMFGSQLVNPYKWRVYPGFHSSCGPLGEILIEYAEKEHKGIPHEGEIPPQLIAEVVEHGRKAVEAIEAAAPAVKANKDEFLRLQNDVYSYHSFAEFFSEKVKAAMKVLEFKYSGDVADLEAALPHLEKSVVHYRELVALTEDAYHYANSMQTSMRRIPIGGDEGQNKHWKELLPHYEKELASFKRNIALLQDTKDGQRPKVEVTPWEAVSVDLGLEAAPFTVKEGQKVFTDDPGRIAQFAPELQQLKGWMLSSEKLDDEGITLTFSNDQPIKLVLGYFNTGDKHFLTPPTLETNAMGNMRGEAEVQLANALQIEGLPPVNIHTYDFEAGENELTLQDGKVLFLGAVKGDQEIVSRDVGLIGDAQKVAVDWVFY; encoded by the coding sequence ATGAAATTACTAGCTCCTGTTTTCCTATTGCTTTCCCTATTGGCATGCCAACAGCCGGAAAAAATCACGATCCTCACTTCCGAAAATGCTTCCAAAAGGGTCGTCTTTGGCGCAGAGAAACTCGCCGAAGCGCTGAAGACCTCGGATGTTTACGACTTGCAGCAGAGCAAGCTTGGGGCAACAACTCCCGAGGGCAAGATCATTGTCATCGGGGAACAGCATGACCCGGCTGTGCGCCAGTGGAAGGAGGGACATGCTTGGGATGCGTCCGAATTGGAAGTGGCGGGGAAAGAAGCTTTTCAGATCAGGAGTGCTGATGAAAACACGCTGTTGGTAGAAGGGGCGGACCCGTCCGGTGCACTTTATGGTGCCCTAGCGCTGGTGGATCAGTTGAACGAAAGAGGAGCGATTGATTTTCACCAGCAACTGAGCGATGGGCCAGAAATGGTGCTTCGTGGGGCGTGCATTGGTCTTCAGAAGACCTCCTATTTGCCTGGCCGTGGGGTCTATGAGTATCCCTATACGCCCGAGAATTTCCCTTGGTTTTATGACAAGGACCTCTGGATAGATTATCTGGACATGCTGGTGGAAAACCGGATGAATTCCTTGTACCTGTGGAATGGCCATCCTTTTGCTTCCTTGGTGAAGCTGGAGGATTACCCTTTTGCTGTGGAAGTGGACGAAGAGACCTTCCAGAAGAACGAAGAAATGTTTCGGTTTATCACCGAGGAAGCCGATAAACGGGGTATTTGGGTGATCCAAATGTTTTATAACATCATCGTATCCAAACCTTTTGCGGAGCACTATGACATCAAAACCCAAGACCGCAACCGTCCAATCATCCCTTACATAGCCGATTATACCCAAAAGTCCATTGCGGCTTTTATAGAAAAGTATCCGAATGTGGGCCTGTTGGTAGCACTGGGAGAGGCCATGTCTGGGGAGGAAAATGACGTGCAATGGTTTACCGAAACGATCATTCCCGGTGTAAAAGACGGGCTGAAGGCATTGGGCAGGACCGATGAGCCGCCGATTATTTTAAGGGCGCACGATACCAATGCTCCACTGGTCATGGAGAAAGCATTGCCGCACTATAAAAACCTTTACACTACCCATAAGTACAATGGTGAATCCCTCACCACCTATCAGCCAAGGGGGCCATGGACCGACATCCACAAAAGCTTGAGCTCCAAAGGCAACATCCATATTTCCAATGTACACATCCTGGCCAATTTGGAGCCTTTCCGCTATGGCTCACCGGATTTTATCCAGAAGAGCGTGCAGGCCATGCACGACGTCCACGGTGCCAATGCCCTTCATCTTTATCCGCAAGCCTCCTATTGGGACTGGCCTTATACGGCGGATAAAACTGTAAGTGGCGAGCGACTGCTACAGATCGACCGGGATTGGATGTGGTACAAGGCTTGGGGACGCTATGCCTGGAATTGCCGGCGAGACCGAGCCGATGAAGTGGCTTATTGGAGTGAAGTGCTGGGAAAGGAATATGGTACCCATGAGGAGGCAGGCAGGCAAATCCTGACAGCTTATGAGGAAACCGGGGAAATAGCGCCAAAGCTTTTGCGGAAATTTGGGATCACGGAAGGAAACCGTCAAACCCTCCTTTTGGGAATGTTTGGGAGCCAATTGGTCAATCCTTACAAATGGCGGGTATATCCGGGCTTTCATTCTTCCTGTGGGCCACTGGGAGAAATCCTGATCGAATATGCTGAAAAAGAGCACAAGGGCATTCCACATGAAGGGGAGATTCCGCCGCAACTCATTGCGGAGGTGGTGGAGCACGGAAGAAAGGCTGTGGAAGCCATAGAGGCGGCGGCTCCAGCAGTGAAAGCGAATAAGGATGAGTTTCTCCGGCTGCAGAATGATGTGTACAGTTACCATTCCTTTGCCGAGTTTTTTTCGGAAAAGGTAAAAGCGGCCATGAAGGTGTTGGAGTTTAAGTATTCGGGTGATGTGGCAGACTTGGAAGCGGCCCTTCCACACTTGGAAAAAAGTGTCGTTCATTACCGCGAGTTGGTGGCATTGACCGAGGATGCCTACCACTATGCCAATAGCATGCAAACCTCCATGCGTCGGATCCCGATTGGAGGAGATGAAGGCCAAAACAAACATTGGAAAGAATTACTTCCCCATTATGAAAAGGAGTTGGCCAGCTTCAAAAGGAATATCGCACTGTTACAGGACACCAAAGATGGCCAGCGCCCAAAGGTTGAGGTGACGCCTTGGGAAGCCGTATCGGTGGACTTGGGACTGGAAGCAGCTCCCTTCACGGTCAAAGAAGGCCAAAAGGTATTTACCGATGATCCGGGTAGGATCGCACAATTTGCTCCCGAGCTCCAGCAGCTGAAAGGCTGGATGCTCTCATCAGAAAAGCTGGATGACGAGGGGATCACCCTCACCTTTAGCAACGACCAGCCGATCAAACTGGTGTTGGGGTATTTTAACACCGGGGACAAGCACTTTCTGACACCGCCCACCTTGGAGACCAATGCCATGGGCAATATGCGTGGCGAAGCGGAAGTCCAGCTGGCCAATGCCCTTCAGATTGAAGGCTTGCCGCCGGTAAACATTCACACGTATGATTTTGAAGCCGGCGAAAATGAACTCACCCTACAGGACGGAAAAGTACTGTTTCTGGGGGCGGTAAAAGGTGATCAAGAAATCGTTTCCCGTGATGTAGGACTGATCGGGGATGCACAGAAAGTGGCGGTGGATTGGGTGTTTTATTAA
- a CDS encoding malectin domain-containing carbohydrate-binding protein, with translation MNTISTYISFFLLLFWSAIAIGNAQEVRKELSLNHGWKTIASGALPLEEKGFEKPAFDDSQWLQVDVPHNWDQYEGFRRMKHGNRHGAAWYRKTFKPASTDEGKRHFLFFEGVGSYATVWVNGQLVGKHAGGRTTFTLDITDALAFGAENTIAVKADHPAWIADLPWVCGGCSGEWGFSEGSQPMGIFRPVTLVVTDPVRIAPFGVHIWNDEAISEKSAKLHLTTELKNYGKAPKDITLVNRLLDADGKEIDRQERRLSLAAGQLDTIPQTTATIEQPNLWSPANPYLYSMVTEVYEGDRLMDKISTPYGIRWISWPAGRKDGDHRFFINGKPLFVNGICEYEHLMGQSHAFTDQQVMSRVEQMLAAGFNAFRDAHQPHNFTYHEAWDRHGILFWTQFSAHIWYDTPEFKANFKKLLRDWVKERRNSPSVVLWGLQNESTIPKAFAEECTAIIREMDPTTSSQRLVTTCNGGEGTDWNVIQNWSGTYGGEPEQYGEELSEQILNGEYGAWRTLDLHTTGPFDQKGAYSEDRFYQLMQIKVREAEQHKDSLAGQFHWLFNSHENPGRIQNGEAFRDIDRVGPVNYKGLVTPWEEPTDAYYMYRSEYAPETSEPMVYLVSHTWPDRWIEPGIKDSVVVFSNCEEVELFNSVNGHSLGKKVNPGLGSNFQWDDVDIRYNVLKAVGYRDGEVVAEDMILLHHLPEAPDFDQLVDQTDMLKSAPGYHYLYRVNAGGPAYTDQHGQFWHADVQRKDKNSWGSLSWTDDFEDLPAYYASQRRTFDPIGGVADWGLLQTFRYGKHKLRYAFPLPDGEYLVELYFVEPWYGTGGSLEAAGWRDFDVAISGDTVLRNVDIWQLEGHDQAMKKVVKGSAKDGLLTVSFPKITAGQAVISAIAIATKEGGIHPAPPSPKTITNFQSSQKGASVQSWLDTGQPQYADKEIAFSQLPYNLYGADWVRFPTDAQSVSGTFQALESATLYVLMDSAVTVLPDWMAGFERTDQLAANGQGTHFHVYEKALKSGEEVDFGENGAVSEGEASMYTLVLVPAYEMGDGEEQRPVEALEAESAQVDGSFTTGNFKKSDYIAFEKDNSFSWEVNPGLAGTFLIRFRYMNNGDDPKKVRLRITAANGVVMRDDVIAFPVADVKWKILNTTSGGQLNAGKYTITLSGEGLDGLWLDRVEFQ, from the coding sequence ATGAACACGATTAGCACATATATTTCCTTCTTTTTGCTCCTTTTTTGGAGTGCTATTGCTATAGGGAATGCCCAGGAAGTACGAAAGGAGCTTTCCTTGAACCACGGCTGGAAAACCATTGCCTCTGGTGCATTGCCTTTGGAAGAGAAGGGTTTCGAGAAACCAGCTTTTGACGACTCCCAATGGCTACAAGTGGATGTGCCGCATAATTGGGACCAATACGAAGGCTTCCGAAGAATGAAGCACGGCAACCGCCACGGAGCGGCCTGGTACCGCAAGACCTTCAAGCCTGCGTCCACGGATGAAGGCAAGCGGCATTTCTTGTTTTTTGAAGGAGTGGGATCTTACGCTACGGTGTGGGTAAACGGCCAGCTGGTGGGCAAGCATGCAGGTGGCAGGACCACTTTCACCTTGGATATTACCGATGCCTTGGCTTTTGGAGCCGAAAACACCATTGCGGTGAAGGCTGACCATCCTGCATGGATAGCAGATTTGCCTTGGGTGTGTGGGGGATGTTCCGGTGAGTGGGGTTTTTCTGAAGGCTCCCAGCCCATGGGGATCTTTAGGCCGGTGACCTTGGTTGTGACTGATCCTGTTCGCATAGCACCTTTTGGGGTGCATATCTGGAATGATGAAGCCATATCCGAGAAATCTGCCAAACTGCATTTGACCACAGAACTAAAGAATTACGGTAAAGCCCCAAAGGACATCACACTGGTCAACCGACTACTGGATGCAGATGGAAAGGAAATAGATCGGCAAGAGCGTCGACTTTCATTGGCAGCAGGCCAATTGGACACCATTCCTCAGACCACTGCTACCATCGAACAGCCCAACCTTTGGTCTCCCGCAAACCCTTACCTCTACAGCATGGTCACGGAAGTGTATGAAGGGGACCGTTTAATGGATAAAATAAGCACGCCCTATGGTATTCGTTGGATCAGTTGGCCAGCGGGGCGAAAGGATGGTGACCACCGGTTTTTTATCAATGGCAAGCCCTTGTTTGTCAATGGGATTTGCGAGTACGAGCACCTGATGGGCCAAAGCCACGCCTTCACCGATCAGCAGGTCATGTCCCGGGTGGAGCAGATGTTGGCAGCTGGTTTTAATGCGTTTAGAGATGCTCATCAGCCCCATAATTTTACCTACCATGAAGCCTGGGATCGCCATGGAATCCTTTTCTGGACCCAATTTTCGGCCCATATCTGGTACGATACCCCCGAGTTTAAGGCAAACTTCAAGAAATTGCTGCGCGACTGGGTGAAAGAGCGGCGCAACAGCCCTTCAGTGGTTTTATGGGGATTGCAAAATGAAAGCACCATCCCGAAGGCCTTTGCGGAAGAATGCACTGCAATCATCCGGGAAATGGATCCCACCACTTCTTCCCAACGGCTGGTGACCACCTGCAATGGCGGCGAAGGGACAGATTGGAATGTAATCCAAAACTGGTCCGGTACTTATGGCGGTGAACCAGAGCAGTACGGCGAAGAGCTAAGTGAGCAAATTCTGAATGGAGAATATGGGGCTTGGCGTACGTTGGATTTGCATACAACCGGGCCATTTGACCAGAAAGGAGCCTATAGTGAGGATCGTTTTTACCAACTTATGCAAATCAAAGTCCGAGAGGCGGAACAACATAAAGACAGTTTGGCCGGACAATTCCATTGGCTATTCAATTCCCATGAGAACCCCGGGAGAATCCAGAATGGAGAAGCCTTCCGTGACATCGACCGTGTGGGACCGGTAAACTATAAAGGGCTGGTAACGCCTTGGGAAGAACCCACAGATGCGTATTACATGTATCGGTCGGAATATGCCCCTGAAACCAGCGAGCCCATGGTGTACCTTGTGAGCCATACTTGGCCAGACCGCTGGATCGAGCCGGGAATCAAGGACAGCGTAGTGGTATTTTCCAATTGCGAAGAAGTAGAATTGTTCAATAGCGTTAATGGCCATTCCCTTGGCAAAAAAGTAAATCCAGGCTTGGGGAGCAATTTCCAATGGGATGATGTGGATATCCGCTATAACGTCCTGAAAGCAGTGGGCTATCGCGATGGAGAAGTTGTGGCAGAGGATATGATCTTGCTGCACCATTTGCCGGAAGCGCCTGACTTTGACCAATTGGTAGACCAGACCGATATGCTGAAGTCAGCCCCCGGGTACCATTACCTGTATCGTGTAAATGCAGGAGGACCGGCCTATACGGACCAGCATGGACAATTCTGGCATGCTGATGTACAGCGCAAAGATAAAAATAGCTGGGGGTCGTTATCATGGACGGATGATTTTGAGGATTTGCCGGCTTATTATGCCAGTCAGCGAAGGACCTTTGATCCTATCGGAGGTGTGGCAGACTGGGGACTGCTCCAGACATTCCGATATGGCAAACACAAGTTGCGGTATGCATTTCCATTACCAGATGGCGAGTATTTGGTCGAGCTCTATTTTGTCGAGCCTTGGTACGGTACCGGAGGGAGCTTGGAAGCAGCAGGTTGGCGTGATTTTGATGTAGCCATCAGTGGCGATACGGTGTTGCGGAATGTGGATATTTGGCAGTTGGAGGGGCATGATCAAGCCATGAAGAAGGTGGTGAAGGGAAGTGCAAAGGATGGTTTATTGACCGTTAGCTTTCCCAAAATCACGGCCGGCCAAGCGGTGATTTCCGCCATTGCCATTGCCACTAAGGAAGGCGGCATCCACCCGGCACCTCCATCCCCGAAGACCATCACCAACTTCCAATCAAGCCAAAAAGGGGCGAGTGTACAGTCGTGGCTGGATACCGGCCAGCCTCAATATGCCGACAAGGAGATTGCTTTTAGCCAATTGCCTTACAATTTGTATGGTGCTGATTGGGTGAGGTTTCCCACGGATGCCCAAAGCGTTTCAGGTACCTTCCAAGCGTTGGAAAGTGCTACGTTATACGTGCTCATGGACAGTGCCGTGACAGTGCTGCCTGATTGGATGGCGGGATTTGAACGGACAGATCAGCTAGCTGCTAATGGCCAAGGAACGCACTTCCACGTGTACGAAAAAGCATTGAAAAGCGGAGAGGAGGTTGATTTTGGAGAAAATGGAGCGGTATCGGAAGGCGAAGCATCCATGTACACCTTGGTGCTGGTGCCAGCATATGAGATGGGAGATGGAGAGGAGCAGCGTCCGGTGGAGGCACTGGAAGCAGAATCGGCCCAAGTCGACGGAAGTTTTACCACTGGAAACTTTAAGAAAAGTGACTATATCGCCTTTGAAAAAGACAATAGCTTCTCCTGGGAGGTTAATCCAGGGTTGGCAGGGACTTTTTTGATTCGATTTAGGTACATGAACAATGGCGATGATCCGAAAAAGGTGCGACTGCGCATTACGGCGGCCAATGGGGTGGTCATGCGGGATGATGTGATCGCATTTCCTGTGGCAGATGTCAAATGGAAAATCCTGAACACCACTTCCGGCGGGCAGCTGAATGCCGGCAAATATACCATTACCCTTTCTGGAGAAGGACTTGACGGCTTATGGTTGGACCGGGTGGAATTTCAATAA
- the galB gene encoding beta-galactosidase GalB, translating into MQKFLSFILVFSLAVVSWNCASSEDKERQVIDFNYGWRFQLGDHPNAISEDFDVSNWRELNLPHDWSIEGDFSEDHPTKPEGGALPAGIGWYRKAFKLPTEAKEQSIWIEFDGVYRNGEVWINGHRLGKRPNGYSSFKYDLGEHLNYGDKVNVLAVRVDNSEQPNSRWYTGSGIYRNVRLIRTGKVHVEHWGTYVTTPEITDSSAVVNLEVMVKNDGFNERKLTVRSTILDADGEAVTEEEQPLVLGKGESTDVTQRFTVPSPKLWSTDEPYLYQVVTQVYAGMQLMDDYVTPLGIRYFNFDAQKGFSLNGKRMKILGVCNHHDLGALGAAVNKRAIERRLEILKEMGVNAIRTAHNPPAPELLQLCDEMGFIVQDEAFDVWKKKKVDADSHLFWDQWHRRDLEDLILRDRNHPSIMMWSIGNEIREQFDSTGISITKELVRIVKELDTTRVVTCALTENIPSKNFIYQSKALDLLGFNYKHKDHKNFPKWYPGEKLIATENMSALATRGHYDLPSDTIMRWPQAHDKPLETGNEDLTVSAYDQVSAYWGSTHEETWKSIKDQDFMAGLFVWTGFDYLGEPIPYPYPARSSYFGIVDLAGFPKDAYYMYQSEWTADTVLHVFPHWNWEAGQEVDVWAYYNQADEVELFLNGESLGIKQKEGDDLHVMWRTPFEPGTLKAVARKDGKKVAEKKVTTAGDAQKVTLSPDRKTIKADGKDLSFITVSICDMDGNIVPNADNMVNFEIQGEGKIMGVDNGYQASLEPFKANYRKAFKGKCLLIVQSAREAGEISIRATSEHLQPGEIVLETVD; encoded by the coding sequence ATGCAAAAATTCCTGAGTTTTATCCTTGTGTTTTCCCTGGCAGTGGTCAGTTGGAATTGTGCTTCTTCTGAAGACAAGGAAAGGCAAGTCATTGACTTTAATTATGGTTGGCGCTTTCAGTTGGGAGACCATCCCAATGCGATCAGTGAGGACTTTGATGTGTCCAATTGGCGGGAACTGAACCTTCCGCATGATTGGAGCATCGAAGGGGATTTCAGTGAAGATCACCCGACCAAGCCAGAAGGGGGAGCCCTGCCAGCAGGAATCGGGTGGTACAGGAAGGCCTTTAAGTTGCCCACTGAAGCAAAGGAGCAAAGCATTTGGATTGAGTTTGACGGGGTGTATCGCAATGGAGAGGTCTGGATCAATGGTCACCGCCTAGGAAAACGGCCAAACGGTTACAGTTCTTTCAAGTATGACCTAGGGGAACATTTGAATTATGGCGACAAGGTAAATGTTTTGGCCGTGCGTGTGGACAATTCCGAACAGCCCAACTCCCGTTGGTATACTGGCTCGGGAATTTACCGAAATGTGCGCCTTATCCGCACCGGAAAAGTTCATGTGGAGCATTGGGGAACCTATGTCACCACGCCGGAAATCACGGATTCTTCTGCTGTGGTAAACTTAGAAGTAATGGTCAAGAATGACGGCTTCAATGAGCGGAAGTTAACGGTGCGATCGACCATTTTGGATGCAGATGGTGAAGCGGTCACGGAGGAGGAGCAACCGTTGGTACTCGGCAAAGGTGAAAGTACTGACGTCACCCAGCGTTTTACCGTACCTTCACCCAAACTATGGTCCACTGACGAGCCTTATTTGTATCAGGTGGTGACACAGGTATATGCAGGGATGCAATTAATGGATGACTATGTGACCCCCCTGGGGATTCGGTATTTTAATTTTGATGCCCAAAAAGGTTTTTCCCTTAACGGGAAGCGGATGAAGATCTTGGGCGTTTGTAATCACCATGACCTGGGTGCCTTGGGAGCAGCAGTCAATAAACGGGCGATTGAGCGGCGACTGGAAATCCTGAAGGAAATGGGCGTCAATGCCATCAGGACCGCGCACAATCCCCCAGCACCAGAGCTGTTGCAGCTATGTGATGAGATGGGCTTCATCGTACAGGACGAGGCTTTTGACGTGTGGAAAAAGAAAAAAGTGGATGCCGATAGTCATTTGTTTTGGGACCAATGGCACCGCAGGGATTTGGAGGATTTGATCTTGCGGGATAGAAACCATCCGTCCATCATGATGTGGAGCATTGGCAATGAGATCCGAGAGCAGTTTGACAGCACGGGCATCAGCATTACCAAGGAACTGGTAAGGATCGTAAAAGAACTGGATACGACGCGGGTGGTGACCTGTGCGTTGACCGAGAATATTCCCTCAAAGAACTTTATTTATCAATCAAAAGCACTGGACTTGCTGGGCTTTAATTACAAGCACAAAGACCATAAAAACTTTCCAAAATGGTATCCCGGGGAAAAGCTGATTGCCACGGAAAACATGTCTGCGTTGGCGACCCGTGGACATTATGACTTGCCATCGGATACCATCATGCGGTGGCCTCAGGCCCATGACAAGCCTTTGGAAACAGGAAATGAAGATTTGACCGTTTCGGCCTATGACCAAGTTTCGGCCTATTGGGGCAGTACGCATGAAGAGACCTGGAAATCCATCAAGGACCAAGATTTTATGGCTGGATTGTTTGTTTGGACAGGCTTTGATTACTTGGGCGAGCCAATTCCTTACCCTTATCCAGCAAGGAGTTCCTATTTCGGTATCGTGGATTTGGCAGGATTTCCCAAGGATGCCTACTACATGTATCAAAGTGAATGGACAGCTGATACGGTGCTGCACGTATTTCCGCATTGGAACTGGGAAGCTGGCCAAGAGGTGGACGTATGGGCTTATTATAACCAAGCCGATGAAGTGGAATTGTTCCTGAACGGAGAATCGTTAGGAATCAAGCAAAAAGAGGGGGACGACCTGCATGTCATGTGGCGTACTCCTTTTGAGCCGGGAACGCTGAAGGCGGTAGCCCGTAAGGACGGGAAGAAAGTGGCAGAGAAGAAGGTGACTACTGCAGGTGATGCCCAAAAAGTAACCCTTTCACCCGATCGGAAAACCATCAAAGCGGATGGAAAGGACCTTTCGTTTATCACGGTGAGCATTTGCGATATGGACGGAAATATCGTGCCCAATGCAGATAATATGGTCAATTTTGAAATTCAGGGAGAGGGGAAGATTATGGGGGTAGACAATGGCTATCAGGCCAGCTTGGAACCGTTTAAGGCAAATTATCGCAAAGCTTTTAAAGGAAAGTGCTTGTTGATCGTCCAGTCCGCCAGAGAGGCAGGCGAGATTTCCATTCGGGCCACTTCAGAGCATCTCCAGCCAGGGGAGATTGTCTTGGAGACGGTGGATTGA